The window TCTCTCGTCAAAGGAGCCCGTACCCGGGGGAGGGGGCGCCGCTGCATTAGCCGGCGCCCTCGGTAATGCCCTGGGCAGCATGGTAGCAAACCTGACGGTGGGGAAAGAAAAATACAAAGACGTAGAACCCGAAGTAAAACAAATATTACAAAAAACCCAGGAACTGCAGGAAAAACTCCTTTTGCTCATAGACGAAGACGCAAAAGTATTCAGCAGCGTAGCCGCCGCCTACAAAATGCCCAAAAACACCGAAGAAGAAAAAGAAAAAAAACGGCAGGCCTTAGAAAAAGCACTAAAAGAAGCCTGCCAGGTTCCCGTTAAAATAATGGAATACTCCTTGGAAGCACTCAAGCTTCAAAGGAGGCTTGCCGACATAGGCAACAAACTTGCAATAAGCGATGCGGGAGTGGGAGCTTTGCTTTTAAAATCAGCCGTCTTGAGTGGAAAATTAAATGTTGTAATTAATCTAAATGGAATGGATGATGAGGAATTTGTTAAAAAAATCAGTGAACGCATAGAAAAAATCTGCAAGGAAGCGGAGATTTTAGCCGATGAAGCTTATAAA is drawn from Thermovenabulum gondwanense and contains these coding sequences:
- a CDS encoding cyclodeaminase/cyclohydrolase family protein, with translation MYIEKTVRQFTEALSSKEPVPGGGGAAALAGALGNALGSMVANLTVGKEKYKDVEPEVKQILQKTQELQEKLLLLIDEDAKVFSSVAAAYKMPKNTEEEKEKKRQALEKALKEACQVPVKIMEYSLEALKLQRRLADIGNKLAISDAGVGALLLKSAVLSGKLNVVINLNGMDDEEFVKKISERIEKICKEAEILADEAYKIVLEKLKG